In a genomic window of Candidatus Manganitrophaceae bacterium:
- a CDS encoding Na+/H+ antiporter — MMEVISVIQLVLALLAAMVVLTALANRLSVPAPLVLVCAGVVLGFIPWFPRIELNPDLVLFVFLPPLIYAGAFYSSWQAVRKNLRPIILLSFGLVLFTMGVISFLAHYFIPGMSWPVALVLGAIVAPTDDVAAATIARRLSLPHRIVSVLEGEGLFNDAASLTAFRFAAASVVSGSFSFGGALSTLFMVIVGEVGYGLLLGWIVVHLRQRLKDPTLEITSSFLTPFLAYLPPELLGGSGVLATAVTGLYIGSRNSETFSWSVRLTGIPIWQMMVFIFNNLLFLMTGLQLRSVLRQTADFPPSTLLYYGVLISAGVILSRIVWVFPASFLPRALSARLRKRDPMPPLRQVFLVAWTGMRGSISLAAAFGIPVVTELGTAFPQRNLIIFLTFCVIMSTLVLQGITLPPLIGWLGLDRDGAREKRGEHYQEARARMEAAKAALVEIDTWEEEEKCSAETAEHLREHYGKQLKKLNHHRDEESDEAFGHLSRRDTELQLKVLARERSKVVELRNDGVITDGVLRLIELDLDLQEMRLRQNAHLD; from the coding sequence ATGATGGAAGTGATCAGTGTGATTCAACTGGTTTTGGCGTTATTGGCGGCGATGGTAGTCTTGACCGCCCTTGCCAACCGACTTTCGGTGCCGGCGCCGCTGGTTTTAGTTTGCGCCGGAGTGGTCCTCGGGTTTATTCCTTGGTTCCCGCGGATTGAATTAAATCCCGATCTGGTTCTCTTTGTCTTCTTACCCCCACTGATTTATGCCGGGGCCTTTTATAGCTCTTGGCAGGCGGTCCGAAAGAACTTAAGACCGATTATTCTCCTCTCGTTCGGGCTGGTTCTCTTTACGATGGGGGTGATCTCTTTCCTGGCGCATTATTTTATCCCGGGGATGAGCTGGCCGGTGGCCCTGGTGCTCGGGGCGATCGTCGCCCCAACCGACGATGTGGCGGCGGCAACGATCGCCCGGCGCCTCTCATTGCCCCACCGAATTGTAAGCGTCCTGGAAGGGGAGGGGCTCTTTAATGATGCCGCATCTTTAACGGCGTTTCGGTTCGCCGCGGCGTCGGTTGTCTCTGGATCGTTTTCATTCGGCGGCGCATTATCGACGCTTTTCATGGTCATCGTCGGCGAGGTGGGCTATGGGCTGCTCCTCGGTTGGATCGTCGTCCATCTTCGACAGAGACTGAAAGACCCCACCCTGGAGATTACCAGTTCCTTCCTTACCCCTTTTTTAGCCTACCTTCCGCCGGAGCTTTTGGGCGGATCGGGGGTGTTGGCCACTGCGGTCACCGGTCTTTATATCGGAAGTCGGAACTCGGAGACATTCAGCTGGAGCGTCCGATTAACTGGGATCCCGATCTGGCAGATGATGGTCTTTATTTTTAATAATCTTCTCTTTCTAATGACCGGCCTTCAGCTCCGGTCGGTGTTAAGACAGACCGCTGATTTTCCTCCTTCCACCCTTCTTTATTATGGCGTCTTAATTAGCGCCGGGGTGATTCTCTCCCGGATCGTCTGGGTTTTTCCCGCCTCTTTTTTACCCCGCGCGCTCAGCGCGCGCCTCAGAAAACGTGACCCGATGCCCCCGCTACGGCAGGTCTTCCTCGTCGCTTGGACCGGAATGCGCGGGTCGATCTCTCTGGCGGCCGCTTTTGGAATCCCCGTGGTCACGGAACTTGGAACCGCTTTTCCTCAACGCAACCTGATTATCTTTCTTACCTTTTGCGTGATCATGAGTACGCTGGTTCTTCAGGGAATCACGCTCCCGCCGCTGATTGGTTGGCTCGGCCTTGATCGGGATGGGGCAAGGGAGAAGCGGGGAGAGCACTATCAAGAAGCGCGCGCCCGGATGGAGGCGGCGAAAGCCGCCCTCGTCGAGATCGATACTTGGGAGGAAGAGGAGAAGTGCTCGGCCGAGACGGCGGAACATCTACGGGAACATTATGGAAAGCAACTTAAAAAGCTCAACCATCATCGAGACGAAGAGAGCGATGAGGCGTTTGGGCATCTGTCGCGAAGAGATACGGAGCTGCAGCTGAAGGTCTTGGCCAGAGAGCGATCCAAGGTAGTCGAACTTCGCAACGACGGGGTGATTACCGACGGCGTGCTTCGCCTCATTGAACTTGATTTGGATCTGCAGGAGATGCGATTAAGGCAGAATGCGCATCTGGATTAA
- a CDS encoding radical SAM protein — MPDHQSGMGDKTADMKMTNTLASKKESIPSQLFRVVLIKPSHYDEEGYVIRWMRSCIPSNTLACLYTITEAVQLSGRLGPGIHLTIDVYDEINQRIPVNQIIRQLTEPGAKGIVCFAGVQSNQYPRTLDLAKPFRAAGVQTLIGGFHVSGCLSMLETLPEELTAAMADGITLVAGEVEEKWGEVLEDALYDRLKPLYNFMNDLPSLQGQPMPILPHHVVSRIVGQMTTFDAGRGCPFECSFCTIINVQGRKSRWRTADDIEAIIRENHRRGLSCYFITDDDFARNRNWESIFDRIILLRQRDKIKISLTIQVDTASHRLPRFIEKAAKAGCRKVFIGLENVNPETLKETGKKQNHVEEYREMLQAWRKANAVTFAGYIIGFPNDTYESVMRDVEVLKNELPLDLVEFFVLTPLPGSEDHQIMVKEGSWLDPDLNKYDTEHPCTHHPKMSEQEWMRAYNSAWRSFYTDEHIETIFRRRKAEGHSVGKLLGQMIWFCGSMFVERVHPLQAGVFRRKHPSERRPSFPREGAATFAWRRLREVSAALFGMARLSLKLYRISRRVENDPTAKTHLDLATTPTARKGHPLRVLPTLSTEPSETTLQEVGRGNAKGPLNSPSDLS; from the coding sequence ATGCCGGATCACCAAAGTGGTATGGGAGACAAAACAGCAGATATGAAAATGACCAATACGCTCGCCTCTAAAAAAGAGTCTATCCCCTCTCAACTGTTCCGCGTCGTCCTGATCAAGCCCTCTCATTATGATGAAGAAGGATACGTCATTCGATGGATGCGCTCGTGCATTCCAAGCAATACATTGGCTTGCCTCTACACCATCACCGAGGCGGTTCAGCTCTCGGGGCGCCTGGGACCGGGGATCCATCTCACCATCGATGTCTACGACGAGATTAACCAGAGAATTCCGGTCAACCAAATTATTCGGCAGCTGACCGAGCCGGGAGCAAAGGGGATCGTCTGCTTTGCCGGGGTTCAATCGAATCAATATCCACGGACCTTGGACCTGGCAAAACCGTTCCGCGCCGCGGGGGTCCAAACCCTGATCGGCGGGTTCCATGTCAGCGGCTGTCTCTCCATGCTGGAGACCCTTCCCGAGGAGCTCACCGCGGCGATGGCGGACGGAATCACGCTCGTCGCCGGCGAGGTGGAAGAAAAATGGGGAGAGGTCCTGGAAGATGCCCTCTATGATCGATTAAAACCGCTCTATAACTTCATGAACGATCTGCCGTCGCTTCAAGGTCAGCCGATGCCGATTCTGCCGCACCACGTGGTCTCGCGCATTGTCGGCCAAATGACCACGTTTGACGCCGGGAGAGGATGTCCGTTTGAATGCAGCTTCTGCACGATCATCAATGTTCAAGGGAGAAAATCACGCTGGCGGACCGCCGACGACATCGAGGCGATTATTCGCGAGAACCATCGCCGCGGCCTGAGCTGCTATTTTATTACCGACGACGATTTTGCAAGGAATCGAAACTGGGAGTCGATCTTTGACCGAATCATCCTCCTGCGCCAGCGGGATAAGATCAAGATCTCCCTCACCATCCAGGTCGATACTGCCAGCCATCGGCTTCCGCGCTTCATCGAAAAGGCGGCGAAAGCCGGCTGCCGAAAGGTTTTTATCGGATTGGAGAATGTCAATCCGGAAACCTTGAAAGAGACCGGCAAGAAACAGAATCATGTCGAAGAATACCGCGAGATGCTTCAGGCCTGGCGAAAGGCCAATGCGGTGACCTTCGCCGGCTACATCATCGGTTTTCCGAACGACACCTACGAATCGGTCATGCGCGACGTCGAGGTCCTCAAGAACGAGCTGCCGCTCGACCTGGTCGAGTTCTTCGTTCTCACCCCCCTCCCCGGATCGGAGGACCATCAGATTATGGTCAAAGAAGGGAGCTGGCTCGATCCCGACCTAAACAAGTATGATACCGAACACCCCTGCACGCACCATCCGAAGATGTCCGAACAAGAGTGGATGCGGGCGTATAACAGCGCGTGGAGATCCTTCTACACGGATGAGCACATTGAGACGATCTTTCGCCGGAGAAAAGCAGAAGGACACAGCGTCGGAAAGCTGCTGGGGCAGATGATCTGGTTTTGTGGATCGATGTTCGTCGAGCGGGTTCACCCGCTTCAAGCCGGCGTCTTCCGGAGAAAACATCCCTCCGAGCGGCGGCCCTCTTTTCCGCGTGAAGGGGCGGCGACCTTCGCCTGGCGTCGCTTGCGGGAGGTGAGCGCGGCCCTCTTCGGGATGGCGCGTCTGTCGTTGAAGCTGTATCGGATCAGCCGCCGGGTCGAGAACGATCCAACGGCGAAAACCCATCTGGATCTGGCAACCACGCCGACGGCTCGCAAGGGCCACCCCCTCCGGGTGCTCCCCACCCTCTCCACCGAACCGTCGGAAACGACGCTGCAAGAAGTGGGGCGAGGCAACGCCAAAGGACCTCTGAACAGCCCGTCCGATTTATCCTGA
- a CDS encoding OmpA family protein, which yields MEGSKRERTAAQRRSPAASVQSLQSLVERSKSSIDIDSNWLITLSDVLSLLLVFFITFIVISKTAVKPALSASEPADRLSSPEAVPAGLPSDRDRILEEMRSEIKKLNLEKDVSIHPVNKGMVITLKEKVTFRPGEAEALVSSEPILDQIARLIQRNPSLQIEIEGHTDNLPINTPLYPSNWELSVARATNVLKYFITRHNIAPSRLSVQGSADQRPIASNDTPEERALNRRVEIRLKEKDPRRD from the coding sequence ATGGAAGGATCGAAGAGAGAAAGAACGGCGGCTCAGCGGCGTTCGCCGGCCGCTTCCGTTCAGTCGCTTCAATCGCTCGTTGAGAGATCCAAGTCGTCGATCGACATCGATAGCAATTGGCTCATCACCCTCAGTGATGTTCTCTCGCTGTTGCTCGTCTTTTTCATCACGTTTATCGTGATCTCCAAAACGGCGGTGAAGCCTGCGCTTTCGGCATCGGAACCGGCCGATCGCCTCTCCTCTCCCGAGGCGGTCCCGGCAGGCCTTCCCTCCGACCGTGATCGGATCTTAGAGGAGATGCGCTCTGAAATAAAAAAACTCAACTTAGAAAAAGATGTTTCCATCCATCCGGTCAACAAAGGGATGGTGATTACCCTAAAGGAAAAAGTGACCTTTCGGCCGGGAGAGGCCGAGGCGCTGGTGAGTTCGGAGCCGATCCTCGATCAGATCGCCCGCCTTATTCAACGGAATCCCTCGTTGCAAATCGAGATCGAAGGACATACGGACAATCTCCCGATCAATACCCCCCTTTATCCCTCGAATTGGGAGTTGTCGGTTGCGAGGGCGACGAACGTGTTAAAATATTTCATCACCCGTCACAATATCGCGCCGTCCCGTCTCTCGGTCCAGGGAAGTGCCGATCAACGACCGATCGCCTCAAATGACACGCCGGAGGAGCGGGCGCTGAACAGGAGGGTCGAGATCAGATTGAAAGAGAAAGACCCTCGGCGCGATTAA
- a CDS encoding PAS domain S-box protein — MESKPSLRSRAIEKLKKTSDLLNILSPQETEHLFHELQVHQIELEMQNEDLRSSQSQLEELLNRYTDLYDFAPIGYFTLDENGLVLEVNLKGAELLAVERRHLIGKPFIVYVAQADRARFRERLSGISKGGVRESYELKLNSLGGSSFDAQIEESIGTSMGGYPLLRMAILDITRQKQAEQAREQLLSGEQKARLEAQEANRLKDEFLATVSHELRTPLNAICGWANLLRTGEVDPETEETALETMERNAKAQEHLIDDLLDLSRIITGKLCLKARPLNLVPIIEAAIETVQQAAEAKEIEIKLDIDLSIGPVMVDPDRLQQVIWNLLSNAIKFTPGRGQVEIFLERVDSSVQIRVRDSGIGIPADFLPYVFDRFRQADGGNTRSYGGLGLGLAIVKHLVELHGGSVLAESPGEGRGTTLTVRLPIRSVKKIESGSEPGASLRGAA; from the coding sequence ATGGAAAGCAAACCGAGTCTTCGAAGCAGGGCGATAGAAAAACTAAAGAAAACCAGTGACCTTCTAAATATCCTCTCTCCTCAAGAAACAGAACATCTCTTTCATGAACTACAGGTTCATCAAATCGAACTAGAAATGCAGAACGAGGATCTACGATCCAGTCAGTCTCAACTGGAAGAGTTACTGAACCGCTATACCGATCTTTATGATTTTGCGCCGATCGGTTACTTTACTCTCGATGAGAATGGGCTCGTCCTGGAGGTGAACCTAAAAGGGGCAGAACTGCTTGCAGTTGAACGAAGACATCTCATCGGAAAACCCTTTATCGTTTATGTCGCGCAGGCAGATCGCGCCCGGTTCAGGGAGCGTCTGAGCGGGATTTCAAAAGGTGGCGTTCGGGAAAGCTATGAACTCAAATTAAATTCATTGGGAGGGAGCTCTTTTGACGCGCAAATAGAAGAGAGCATCGGGACTTCTATGGGTGGATATCCTCTCCTCCGAATGGCCATTCTCGACATTACCCGTCAAAAGCAGGCCGAGCAAGCGCGAGAGCAGCTCCTTTCCGGTGAGCAAAAGGCAAGATTAGAAGCACAGGAGGCGAATCGGTTAAAAGATGAATTCTTAGCGACGGTCTCCCACGAATTGCGCACTCCGCTGAACGCCATCTGTGGTTGGGCGAATCTCCTTCGAACGGGAGAAGTCGATCCGGAGACAGAAGAAACCGCGCTGGAGACGATGGAGCGGAATGCAAAAGCCCAGGAACATCTCATCGATGATCTTTTAGATCTCTCTCGCATTATTACAGGGAAGCTCTGCCTGAAGGCCCGTCCGCTCAATTTGGTGCCGATTATCGAAGCGGCCATCGAGACGGTTCAACAGGCGGCCGAGGCGAAAGAAATTGAGATTAAATTGGACATCGATCTCTCCATTGGGCCGGTGATGGTCGACCCGGATCGGCTGCAACAAGTCATCTGGAACCTTCTCTCCAATGCGATTAAATTTACCCCAGGTCGAGGGCAGGTCGAGATCTTCTTAGAACGTGTCGACTCCTCTGTTCAGATTCGCGTCAGAGATTCTGGAATCGGCATCCCTGCCGATTTTCTTCCGTATGTTTTTGATCGTTTTCGTCAAGCGGACGGGGGGAACACCCGGTCCTACGGAGGACTCGGGCTCGGCCTTGCGATCGTAAAACACCTGGTAGAGCTGCATGGTGGATCGGTCTTGGCGGAAAGTCCCGGCGAGGGGAGAGGGACAACGTTAACGGTCCGACTTCCCATCCGATCGGTTAAGAAAATAGAGAGCGGTTCAGAACCGGGCGCTTCTCTGCGAGGCGCTGCGTGA
- a CDS encoding MotA/TolQ/ExbB proton channel family protein, with amino-acid sequence MNAILVIIFIVALSLFSSTVFRDIGIGMMINPDALMIVGGGTLISIFLGFPLKRLKRTGHYLLDAFRTKWDREGTTEDLLEIAKIHRRADIRGMERGIKRIKDDFLKLGANLLINNQTNDEIRTAMEKAMAIRMMDHHFSQNVLKTVARLTPSFGLAGTVISLIKMFNHMQSIESIAPHMAVAMMSTFYGVIIANLFMLPLSAKLEERSIQSEALMQSIIEGIEAINNREHPIQIEERINGYSDFGDIGPVRIGSLQAAVRGNDR; translated from the coding sequence ATGAACGCCATTTTAGTTATTATTTTTATCGTTGCCCTATCCTTATTCTCCTCCACGGTGTTCCGGGATATCGGGATCGGCATGATGATCAATCCCGATGCGCTGATGATTGTCGGCGGCGGCACCCTGATCTCCATTTTCCTCGGATTTCCGTTGAAGCGATTAAAAAGGACAGGGCACTACCTCCTCGATGCATTCCGGACGAAGTGGGACCGGGAAGGAACGACCGAAGATCTTCTCGAGATCGCGAAAATACACCGAAGGGCCGATATCAGAGGGATGGAAAGAGGGATCAAGCGAATCAAGGACGATTTTCTAAAGCTTGGCGCGAATCTTCTCATCAACAATCAAACCAATGACGAGATCAGGACCGCCATGGAAAAGGCGATGGCGATCCGAATGATGGATCATCATTTTAGCCAAAATGTGCTGAAGACTGTCGCCAGGCTGACCCCTTCTTTTGGTTTGGCCGGTACGGTAATCAGTCTGATCAAGATGTTTAATCACATGCAATCGATTGAGTCCATCGCACCGCATATGGCGGTGGCGATGATGTCGACCTTCTATGGGGTGATCATCGCAAACCTATTTATGCTGCCGCTGAGCGCGAAATTAGAAGAACGCTCCATTCAGTCCGAGGCGCTGATGCAAAGCATCATTGAAGGAATCGAGGCGATTAATAATCGAGAACATCCGATCCAGATCGAAGAGCGGATCAATGGATACTCCGATTTCGGCGACATCGGTCCGGTCCGGATCGGCAGTCTTCAAGCCGCCGTCAGAGGAAACGATCGCTGA
- a CDS encoding (2Fe-2S)-binding protein yields the protein MLTLNINNKDFQVDAPEDMPLLWVLRDVVGLTGTKFGCGSGLCGACTVHLNGVAARSCQTAVSKAVGKKILTIEGMSDNAVGQRVQRAWLDIDVVQCGYCQPGQIMQAASLLMQTKNPSDEQIDSAMSGNICRCGTYPRIRAAIKQAAKGV from the coding sequence ATGTTGACACTGAACATTAACAATAAAGATTTTCAAGTGGATGCGCCGGAGGACATGCCGCTGCTCTGGGTCCTTCGGGATGTGGTCGGTCTGACCGGCACGAAATTCGGCTGCGGGTCCGGCCTGTGCGGGGCGTGCACCGTCCATCTCAATGGGGTCGCGGCCCGTTCATGCCAAACCGCGGTGTCGAAGGCGGTCGGCAAAAAAATTCTCACGATTGAAGGGATGAGCGACAACGCGGTCGGCCAGCGGGTGCAGCGGGCATGGCTCGACATCGATGTCGTCCAGTGCGGCTACTGTCAACCCGGCCAGATCATGCAGGCCGCTTCCCTCCTGATGCAGACGAAGAACCCGTCGGATGAGCAGATCGACTCGGCCATGTCGGGCAATATCTGTCGCTGCGGGACCTACCCGCGCATCCGGGCCGCAATCAAACAGGCGGCCAAGGGGGTTTAG
- a CDS encoding pyridoxal-phosphate dependent enzyme, with the protein MRELTLSDIQAAAERLRDHARRTPIATSRQLNRQVGTEVFCKCENLQRVGAFKFRGALNRISRLTEAERKRGVVAFSSGNHAQAVALVSQLFNLPAVIVMPHDSPVVKLAATRSYGAEVLLYDRLKDDREVIAKKLSDERGLTLVPPFDHPDIIAGQGTVAIELLTDLPDLDILVVPIGGGGLISGCSIAAHALRAGIRIFGVEPEGANDTALSLKQGEIVSTPLSQSIADGLLSPAPGRLTFPIMRQHLESVALVTDAEIAEAVRFVLIRMKLLVEPSGAAALAALMAGKIPNVQGKKVGVVFSGGNVDREVLARILVSGSENERSPAADDLSI; encoded by the coding sequence ATGCGAGAATTAACGCTGTCCGATATTCAGGCTGCGGCGGAACGCCTGCGGGATCATGCCCGGCGCACCCCGATCGCCACGTCGCGTCAACTCAACCGGCAGGTCGGCACCGAGGTCTTTTGTAAGTGCGAAAACCTGCAGCGGGTCGGTGCCTTTAAATTCCGTGGCGCGCTGAATAGGATCAGCCGGCTGACTGAAGCGGAGCGCAAGCGGGGGGTCGTGGCATTTTCATCCGGAAACCATGCGCAGGCGGTCGCACTGGTTTCTCAGCTGTTCAATCTCCCGGCTGTGATCGTCATGCCGCACGACTCGCCTGTCGTTAAGCTCGCGGCGACGCGCAGCTACGGCGCGGAGGTCCTCCTCTATGACCGTTTGAAAGATGATCGCGAGGTGATCGCAAAAAAACTCTCGGACGAGCGGGGCCTGACGCTGGTGCCGCCCTTTGATCATCCCGATATTATCGCCGGGCAGGGGACCGTCGCGATCGAGCTTCTCACCGACCTGCCCGATCTCGATATTTTGGTGGTGCCGATCGGCGGCGGCGGACTTATCAGCGGATGCAGCATTGCGGCGCATGCGTTACGGGCCGGCATCCGTATCTTCGGCGTTGAGCCGGAGGGTGCAAACGACACCGCGCTCTCCCTCAAGCAGGGTGAAATTGTCTCGACCCCGCTCTCTCAGTCGATTGCGGACGGATTGCTCTCTCCCGCCCCCGGCCGGCTGACCTTCCCGATCATGCGACAACACCTGGAGTCGGTGGCGCTCGTCACCGACGCTGAAATCGCCGAGGCGGTCCGGTTCGTTTTGATTCGGATGAAATTGTTGGTGGAGCCGAGCGGGGCGGCCGCGCTTGCTGCGTTGATGGCGGGTAAAATTCCAAATGTGCAAGGCAAGAAAGTCGGCGTGGTTTTCTCGGGCGGCAATGTCGATCGGGAAGTATTGGCGAGGATATTGGTTTCAGGTTCAGAAAATGAAAGAAGCCCCGCGGCGGATGATTTATCTATTTAA
- a CDS encoding glutathione-dependent formaldehyde dehydrogenase gives MRAMVYRGPYRVRMEEKDIPSIEHPNDAIVRVTCAAICGSDLHLYHGLMPDTRVGMTFGHEFTGVVEEIGSSVQNLQRGDRVLVPFNICCGSCFFCVRELYSNCHNTNPNASAIGGIYGYSHTCGGYDGGQAEYVRVPFADVGPSKIPEWMNEEDAVLLTDACPTGYFAAELGEIKEGDVVVVFGAGPVGLFAARSSWLMGAGRVIVIDHLDYRLEKARDFAQAETINFTEHDDLVMHVKKITDFLGADVCIDAVGAEADGSFFQEVMTTKLKLQGGSPVALNWAIDSVRKAGTVSIIGAYGPLFSAVKIGDVMNKGLTLRSNQCSVKRHWPRLFEHVKNGVLKPSEIVTHRIPLEEIAEGYHMMSSKLDNCIKPLVQPQAA, from the coding sequence ATGCGTGCAATGGTTTATCGCGGCCCTTATCGGGTTCGCATGGAGGAAAAAGATATTCCGTCGATCGAGCATCCGAATGATGCAATCGTCCGGGTCACGTGCGCGGCGATCTGCGGCTCGGATCTTCATCTGTACCATGGACTTATGCCCGACACGCGCGTGGGAATGACGTTCGGGCATGAGTTCACCGGGGTCGTCGAAGAGATCGGCTCGTCCGTTCAGAACTTGCAGCGCGGCGATCGCGTTTTGGTCCCCTTCAATATCTGCTGCGGCTCGTGCTTCTTCTGCGTGAGGGAGCTCTACAGCAATTGCCATAACACCAATCCAAACGCGAGCGCCATCGGCGGCATTTATGGCTACTCGCATACCTGCGGCGGCTATGACGGCGGGCAGGCGGAGTATGTTCGCGTACCGTTTGCCGATGTCGGACCGAGCAAGATACCGGAATGGATGAATGAGGAGGATGCGGTCTTACTGACGGACGCCTGTCCGACCGGATATTTTGCCGCCGAACTGGGGGAGATCAAAGAAGGCGATGTCGTGGTGGTCTTCGGCGCCGGGCCGGTCGGGCTCTTCGCCGCCCGATCTTCTTGGCTCATGGGGGCGGGTCGCGTGATTGTGATCGACCACCTCGACTATCGCCTGGAAAAGGCGCGAGATTTCGCGCAAGCCGAGACGATCAATTTTACGGAGCATGACGACCTCGTGATGCATGTAAAGAAAATCACCGATTTCCTCGGCGCCGATGTCTGTATCGACGCCGTTGGAGCCGAGGCGGATGGAAGCTTTTTTCAAGAGGTGATGACCACGAAGCTGAAACTCCAGGGGGGCTCGCCGGTGGCGCTCAACTGGGCGATCGATTCGGTCCGAAAAGCGGGGACGGTGTCGATCATCGGCGCCTATGGCCCGCTGTTTAGCGCCGTCAAAATTGGAGATGTGATGAATAAAGGCCTGACCCTTCGTTCGAACCAATGTAGCGTCAAGCGGCATTGGCCCCGCTTGTTCGAACATGTCAAGAACGGTGTGCTCAAACCGAGCGAAATCGTCACGCATCGCATCCCGCTCGAGGAGATTGCCGAAGGCTATCACATGATGTCGAGCAAGCTCGACAACTGCATCAAACCGTTGGTTCAACCACAAGCAGCATAA